GTCGAGCCCGAGGAGCTCGGCCGCGCGGTCGAAGCGCTGCGTCATCTCCTCGAACGGGTTGATCGGGGCGTTGGCGTGCCGGGACGGCTTGCGCGTGAGGACGCCCGAGGTCGATTCGGGGCTCAGGGTCATGGGATCACCCTTCCTGTGTCCTGCCGGGGCCGGCGGACACGCTGATCAGGCCGAATGTTAGGCCTTCAGCCGGCCTGATTCACCCGCCTCATGGCCGGGTCCGCGGGCCTCTCCCTACACTTCATAGGAATGCGTCCCACGTCTGCGACGTCTCTTCGGGGACGCCCGCCGATCCCTCAGGATACGCAGAAACAGGAAGGAAGACAGGGGAGAACCAGATGACAGGCTCGTTTAACGCCTTCGAAATGGCCCAGACCCAGTTCGACAAGAGCGCCGACATCCTCGCGCTCGACGCCCCGACCCGCGACCTCCTCCGGTGGCCGCTCCGCGAATACTGGTTCGCGATCCCGGTCCGCATGGACGACGGGAAGGTCAAGGTGTTCCGCGGCTTCCGCGTTCAGCACAACGACGCGCGCGGCCCCAGCAAGGGCGGTATCCGCTTCCACCCGCAGGAGACGATCGACACGGTCCGCGCCCTTTCCATGTGGATGACGTGGAAGTGCGCCGTCGTCGACATTCCGCTCGGCGGCGCCAAGGGCGGCGTGATCTGCGACCCGCACAACCTCTCCGCGCGCGAGCAGGAAGGCATCTGCCGCGGCTGGGTCCGCCAGGTCGCCAAGAACGTCGGGCCCGCGATCGACGTGCCGGCCCCGGACGTCATGACGACCCCCCAGCACATGGTCTGGATGATGGACGAGTGGGAGACGATCCACGGCCACCGCGGCCCCGGCTTCATCACGGGCAAGCCGGTCGGGCTGGGCGGCTCGCTCGGCCGCACCGAGGCGACGGGCTACGGGGCCATCTACACGCTGCGCGAGGCCCTCAAGAAGCTCGGAATCGACATCGCGAAGACGAAGGCCTCCGTGCAGGGGTTTGGCAACGTGTCGCAGTACGCGATCCAGCTCTACACGAGGATGGGCGGCACGGTCGTCGCGGTCTCCTCGTGGGACCAGGGCGACCAGACGTCCTACACGTTCCGCAAGGAGTCGGGCGTCGACGGCGCCCAGCTCATGGGGATCACGGACCACTTCGGCGGAATCGACAAGGTCAAGGCGAAGGCCCTCGGCTACGAGGTCAAGCCCGGCGGCGACTGGATCGCCGAGGACGTCGACATCCTGATCCCGGCCGCGATCGAGAACCAGGTCACGGGCGAGACCGTGAAGAAGATCGGCAAGCGCGTGAAGGTCGTCGTCGAGGGCGCGAACGGCCCGACGACGCCCGAGGCCGACGCGGTGCTCAAGGAGCGCGGCATCTTCGTGATTCCGGACTTCCTGGCGAACGCCGGCGGCGTCACCTGCAGCTACTTCGAGCAGGTGCAGAGCAACATGAACCACTACTGGACGCAGGAAGAGGTCCTCACGAAGCTCGACGGCAAGATGACGAAGGCCTTCCACGACGTCGCGGACCTCGCGGCGTCCAAGAAGCTCTACATGCGCGACGCGGCCTACGTGATCGCGGTCAGCAGGGTCGCAAAGGCCTCCCGGGACCGCGGCTGGGTTTAGGGTCCTTCCGCCCGGCGGCGTCCCGGTAAACTGGGGCCTCACGTGACGACGCCGGGCGATCATCTCCTCGAGGCGCTCCAGGAGCGGGCCAAAGAGCTCAGCACGATTTATCGCGTCAACGAGGCGTGCAAGGCGCCCCAGGCCTCCCTGGACGAGGTGTTCCGGAACGTCGTCCAGATCCTCCCGGCCGGCTGGCAGTTCCCCGCGACCTGCTTCGCGCGCCTCACCGTGGACGGAACGGTCTACGGCCCGCCCGGCTCCGTCGCTTCTCCGTGGCGGCAGGCCGCGCCGATCCGCGTCCAGGGCGACGCCGCGGGCACGCTCGAGATCTTTTACGGGGAGGAGCGCCCCGCCGCGGACGAGGGGCCGTTCCTCAAGGAGGAGCGCCGCCTGCTCGACGCGGTCGCCGAGCGGCTCGGACAGCTCCTCCTCGAGCGGCGCCTCCTCGACGCGCTCCACGGCCGCCGCGAGGACGGACCCGTGGACGCTCCGGGCGGCGAGTGGCGGATCATCGTCGACTTCCTCCGCCAGACGGACCCGCGCCACCTCGTCAGGATCTCGCGGCGGATGATCAACTACCTGTGCTGGAACGGCGTCGCCGCCGCGCAGGACCTCCTCCCGCACTTCGCGGGCGGGCGTGAGCCGCTCGAGTCCGACGAGAACCGGCCCTCGCCCCGCCGCAGCGCCGAGCACCTCCTCGGCGTCGCGGACGCGGCGTTCCGCCTCGCCTCCGAGCACCTCTCGTCCGCGGAGATCCGCTCGTGCATCCAGAAGTGGATCCGCGACGACAAGGCGGACTTCCTTCTCCGCGCCGCGGAGAACCCCGGCACGTCCACGGCCGAGCTCGCGCAGGCCCTCGCGCGCTTCCACGACTCCCATCGCGACGACCGGCAGCTCTCGCGCACCGTCCAGGTCGAGCTCCGCGTGTCGCTCGCGCGCCGGTTCCTGACGGACGACCTCGGGTTCGTGGACGTCGCGAAGGACTTCATCGACACGTCGGACTTCTTCGAGCTCGTGCGGCACGTGATCTCGCCCCCGAGAAGCTACGGCCGCGTGGGCGGGAAGGCCTCCGGCCTCTTCCTCGCAAGCCAGATCGTGAAGAAATCGACGGAGTTCGCGGACGCGCTCGGCGAGATCCGGATTCCGAAGACGTGGTACGTCTCGTCGGACGCGATCCTCGACTTCATCGAGTTCAACCAGCTCGACGACCTCTACGACCGCAAGTACCTCGAGATCGACCAGGTCCGGCGCGAGTACCCGCACGTCATCCAGGTCTTCAAGAACTCACACTTCTCGCCCGAGATCGTCAAGGGCCTCTCGGTCGCCCTCGACGACTTCGGCGACCGGCCGCTCATCGTGCGCAGCTCGAGCCTTCTCGAGGACCGCGTCGGGGCCGCCTTCTCGGGCAAGTACAAGAGCCTATTCCTCGCGAACCAGGGCCCGAAGGCCGAGCGCCTCACGGCGCTCCTGGACGCGATCGCGGAGGTCTACGCCTCGGTGTTCGGCCCCGACCCGCTGGAGTACCGCGCCGAGCGCGGGCTCCTCGACGTCCACGAGGAGATGGGCATCCTCCTGCAGGAGGTCGTGGGGAGCCGCGTCGGGAGGTACTTCCTTCCGACGTTCGCGGGCGTCGCGTTCTCGAACAACGAGTTCCGCTGGTCGCCCCGGATCGCGCGCGAGGACGGGCTCGTGCGGCTCGTGGCGGGGCTCGGGACGCGCGCGGTCGATCGCGTCGGGGACGACTACCCGATCCTCGTCGCGCCGGGGAAGCCCGGCCTGCGTGTGAACGTCACGCCCGCCGAGGTCGTCCGCTACTCGCCCCGCAAGGTGGACGTCATCGATCTTCAGTCCGGGACGTTCGAGACGATGGAGCTCGACCGTCTCCTCGACGAGTGCGGAGCGGACATCCCGGGCGTCGAGCAGATCCTCTCCGTGTCCGACGAGACCGGCGTCCACCGGCCGTATTTCCTGGACTGGACGTCGAAGAAGGGCCGGTTCATCGCGACGTTCGAGACGCTCCTCGAGTCGACGCCGTTCCTCTCCCGAATGCGGACCCTGCTCCGCGTCCTGAGCGAGAAGACGCACGGCCCCGTGGACATCGAGTTTGCGTCCGACGGAAAGGACCTCTTCCTCCTGCAGTGCCGGCCGCAGAGCTTCGCGGAGGAGTCCGCGGCCGCCGCGATCCCCTCCGACCTCTCGGGCGACCGCGTGATCTTCGAGGCGAAGCGCTTCGTCTCGAACGGCCGCGTGCCGGACCTCACGCACATCGTGTACGTCGACCCCGAGGGCTACGCGGCCCTGCCCGACGCGGCCTCGCTCCGGCGCGTGGGCCAGGCCGTGGGGCGCATGAACAAGCTGCTCCCGAAGCGCGAGTTCATCCTCATGGGCCCCGGGCGATGGGGGAGCCGCGGCGACCTCCGGCTCGGGGTCCCCGTCGGGTACTCGGACATTCACAACGCGGCGGCCCTGATCGAGATCGCGCGCCGGCGCGGGGCTTACGTCCCGGATCTTTCGTTCGGGACGCACTTCTTCCAGGACCTCGTCGAAGCGTCGATCCGCTACCTGCCGCTCTTCCCGGACGATCCCGACATCCGCTTCCGCGAGGGGTTCCTCAGGGACTCGCCGAGCGCGCTCCTCGAGCTCGCGCCGGAGTTCCGCGACCTCGAGGCGGTCGTCCGCGTGATCGACGTGCCTAAGGTCACGGGCGGGTCGGTCCTGCGGCTGCTCCTGAACGCGGACGAGGACCATGCCGTCGCGATCCTCTCGCCACCCGGGCAGGGCGCCCGGGCGCGGGTCTCCCGTTCGTGAAGACCGCGCCCGAACGCGACGACGCCGAGCTCGTCCGTGCCGCGCTCGGGCACGACGCCGACGCCTTCGAGATTCTCGTCGAGCGGTACCGCGTGCGGCTCTATCGCTTCGTCGGCCGGTACACGAACGACGCCGAGGACGCCCGGGACGTCACGCAGGAGGTCTTCCTGAAGGTCCACGCGGCCCTCGACTCGTACGACCCGAAGTACAAGTTCTCGACCTGGCTGTTCCGGATCGCGGGCAACGCCGCGATCGACCACCTGAGGCGGCGCAAGGTCCGGCCGCTGCCCCTCGAGCTCCCGGTGGGGGAGGACGGGGAGTCGCGCATCGCCGAGCCGCGCGAGAACCGTCCCGATCCGCTCGAGGACCTCACGCGGCGGCGCCTGCGCGAGGCCCTCGCCGCGGCGATCGACCGGCTGCCGGACGACTACCGCGAGCTCATCAGCCTCCGGCACTACGGCGAGATGCCGTACGAGGAGATTGCGGAGCTGAAGGGCATGCCTCTCGGGACGGTCAAGAACAAGCTCTTCCGGGCGCGACAGGCCCTGCGAGATCTTTTGCCGAAGGACATCGTATAGAGAGGCGGGATGATGCAGATTCGGGACGACGCCGAGCAGCTTTCCAGCCTCTCTCCAGAGGAGAGGGAGCGGGATCGCCGCCTTGAACTCCTTCTGGATGAGTGTGTTGCCTCATCTCCGGCCCCGGGGCCCGAGCTCACGGCCGCCATTCTGGCGGCTCGTCCGTTCGCCCCGTGGGAGGTCCGGAAGGCCCGGGCCTGGCGCGTGCCCGCCCTCGCCGCGTCCGGCCTCCTGGCGGCCAGCCTGGCCGTCTTTCTGGCCCCTCTCTGGTCGCTGGGCCCGGTCGCCGCGATGGATCTGTGGGTCCGCGTGATCGCGGCGTCCGCCTCCGGCGCCCTCGGCGCGGCGCTCGCAGCCGCGCCGGTGCTGGCGGACGCCACGGGCCGCGCGCTC
This genomic window from Acidobacteriota bacterium contains:
- a CDS encoding Glu/Leu/Phe/Val dehydrogenase, which codes for MTGSFNAFEMAQTQFDKSADILALDAPTRDLLRWPLREYWFAIPVRMDDGKVKVFRGFRVQHNDARGPSKGGIRFHPQETIDTVRALSMWMTWKCAVVDIPLGGAKGGVICDPHNLSAREQEGICRGWVRQVAKNVGPAIDVPAPDVMTTPQHMVWMMDEWETIHGHRGPGFITGKPVGLGGSLGRTEATGYGAIYTLREALKKLGIDIAKTKASVQGFGNVSQYAIQLYTRMGGTVVAVSSWDQGDQTSYTFRKESGVDGAQLMGITDHFGGIDKVKAKALGYEVKPGGDWIAEDVDILIPAAIENQVTGETVKKIGKRVKVVVEGANGPTTPEADAVLKERGIFVIPDFLANAGGVTCSYFEQVQSNMNHYWTQEEVLTKLDGKMTKAFHDVADLAASKKLYMRDAAYVIAVSRVAKASRDRGWV
- a CDS encoding PEP/pyruvate-binding domain-containing protein; translation: MTTPGDHLLEALQERAKELSTIYRVNEACKAPQASLDEVFRNVVQILPAGWQFPATCFARLTVDGTVYGPPGSVASPWRQAAPIRVQGDAAGTLEIFYGEERPAADEGPFLKEERRLLDAVAERLGQLLLERRLLDALHGRREDGPVDAPGGEWRIIVDFLRQTDPRHLVRISRRMINYLCWNGVAAAQDLLPHFAGGREPLESDENRPSPRRSAEHLLGVADAAFRLASEHLSSAEIRSCIQKWIRDDKADFLLRAAENPGTSTAELAQALARFHDSHRDDRQLSRTVQVELRVSLARRFLTDDLGFVDVAKDFIDTSDFFELVRHVISPPRSYGRVGGKASGLFLASQIVKKSTEFADALGEIRIPKTWYVSSDAILDFIEFNQLDDLYDRKYLEIDQVRREYPHVIQVFKNSHFSPEIVKGLSVALDDFGDRPLIVRSSSLLEDRVGAAFSGKYKSLFLANQGPKAERLTALLDAIAEVYASVFGPDPLEYRAERGLLDVHEEMGILLQEVVGSRVGRYFLPTFAGVAFSNNEFRWSPRIAREDGLVRLVAGLGTRAVDRVGDDYPILVAPGKPGLRVNVTPAEVVRYSPRKVDVIDLQSGTFETMELDRLLDECGADIPGVEQILSVSDETGVHRPYFLDWTSKKGRFIATFETLLESTPFLSRMRTLLRVLSEKTHGPVDIEFASDGKDLFLLQCRPQSFAEESAAAAIPSDLSGDRVIFEAKRFVSNGRVPDLTHIVYVDPEGYAALPDAASLRRVGQAVGRMNKLLPKREFILMGPGRWGSRGDLRLGVPVGYSDIHNAAALIEIARRRGAYVPDLSFGTHFFQDLVEASIRYLPLFPDDPDIRFREGFLRDSPSALLELAPEFRDLEAVVRVIDVPKVTGGSVLRLLLNADEDHAVAILSPPGQGARARVSRS
- a CDS encoding sigma-70 family RNA polymerase sigma factor, giving the protein MKTAPERDDAELVRAALGHDADAFEILVERYRVRLYRFVGRYTNDAEDARDVTQEVFLKVHAALDSYDPKYKFSTWLFRIAGNAAIDHLRRRKVRPLPLELPVGEDGESRIAEPRENRPDPLEDLTRRRLREALAAAIDRLPDDYRELISLRHYGEMPYEEIAELKGMPLGTVKNKLFRARQALRDLLPKDIV